Part of the Corynebacterium canis genome is shown below.
CCGTGAGGGCTTGCGGAACGTGGCGGCGGGCGCGAACCCGGTGGAGCTGAATCGCGGCATCGCGGCCGGCGCGGACCGTACCGTGGAGCTGCTGCTGGAGCGCGCCACCGAGGTGTCGAGCGCGCGCGATATCGCCAATGTTGCCACCGTGTCCTCCCGCGATACGGAGATCGGCGATATGGTCGCCGCCGCCATGGAAAAGGTTGGCAAGGACGGCGTGGTTACCGTCGAGGAATCGCAGTCGATCGAAACTTTGTTGGATATTACGGAGGGCGTTTCCTTTGATAAGGGTTTCTTGTCCCCGTATTTTATTACCGACGTAGACGCGCAAAAGGCCGTGCTTGACGACGCCCTGGTGCTGCTTGTCCGCAATAAGATTTCCTCGCTCCCCGACTTCCTGCCGGTATTGGAGAAGATCGTCGAGTCTGGAAAGCAAGTTCTTATCGTCGCCGAGGATATCGAGGGCGAGCCGCTGCAAATGCTGGTGGTGAACTCCATTCGGAAGACGCTGAAGGTGGTGGCTGTGAAGTCACCGTATTTTGGCGACCGTCGAAAAGCGTTTATGGACGACCTTGCCGTGGTCACCGCAGCAACCGTGGTGGACCCCGAGGTGGGCGTGAACTTGCACGAGATTGGCTTGGACGCGTTCGGCGCCGCTCGTCGCATCACCGTGACCAAGGACCGCACCATTATTGTCGACGGCGCGGGCACCGCCGAAGCCTTGGAAAACCGCCGTTCGCAGATCCGCCGCGAGATCGAGCGTACGGACTCTACCTGGGACCGCGAAAAGGCGGAGGAACGCCTGGCCAAGCTTTCAGGTGGCATCGCCGTTATTAAGGTGGGTGCCGCCACGGAAACTGAGGTTGGTGAGCGGAAGCTGCGCGTGGAGGATGCCATCAATGCCGCGAAGGCCGCCGCTCAGGAAGGCGTGATCGCAGGTGGTGGTTCCGC
Proteins encoded:
- the groL gene encoding chaperonin GroEL (60 kDa chaperone family; promotes refolding of misfolded polypeptides especially under stressful conditions; forms two stacked rings of heptamers to form a barrel-shaped 14mer; ends can be capped by GroES; misfolded proteins enter the barrel where they are refolded when GroES binds), with product MAKLIAFNEEARKGIQAGVDTLADAVKVTLGPRGRYVVLDKPFGGPTVTNDGVTIARDIDVEDPFENLGAQLVKSVAVKTNDIAGDGTTTATLLAQALIREGLRNVAAGANPVELNRGIAAGADRTVELLLERATEVSSARDIANVATVSSRDTEIGDMVAAAMEKVGKDGVVTVEESQSIETLLDITEGVSFDKGFLSPYFITDVDAQKAVLDDALVLLVRNKISSLPDFLPVLEKIVESGKQVLIVAEDIEGEPLQMLVVNSIRKTLKVVAVKSPYFGDRRKAFMDDLAVVTAATVVDPEVGVNLHEIGLDAFGAARRITVTKDRTIIVDGAGTAEALENRRSQIRREIERTDSTWDREKAEERLAKLSGGIAVIKVGAATETEVGERKLRVEDAINAAKAAAQEGVIAGGGSALVQIAQEIAAYADQFEGDARVGVLALARALAKPCFWIAENAGLDGAVVVAKTAELPNGEGLNAATLEYGNLVEQGIIDPVKVTHSAVVNATSVARMVLTTEASVVDKPEPPAPAAPHAHTHG